The genomic interval GTGAATCCAAATACGGAGGGTACGGCATTGAGGTTTCGGGCGGAACCCTTACTTCCACCAACATTAAAGTTACAGCCGGCTCTGCAGGTAAAATCGTTCTTACCGCCATTCGCCTTATAGACTCCACTGTGACAAGCGATGAAATCGGTGGTAATGCCATTCAAGGCACCACAACATTCAGTGCATACAAGGGGGATATTACCGGGACTGACGGCGGGGAAATCACCATGCAGAGTGTTTCTGTGGCCGACGGCTGGAGCGTGGAATTCAATGTGGACGGCGGCTCAACCATCAACGGAGGGATTCAAAGCGGAACGCTTGAACAAAGTACTCTAGTCGCAGGGAGCGGAGGCACCATTTCCATTGTACCGACCGTGGAAGGCAGTGCTACTCTGACTATGGAAGGCGGAGACGTCGTCAACGGCGATTCGGCAGGAGCAACGCTGATCGGATCATCCTTTTCTGCCGGCGATGGCGGGAGCACTGAAGACACATTCACAGCTTCTAATGTAGTAGCAATGTTAAACGGCGGAAATGGCTTTGTGAATACCGGCTCTACTGCAGCCGGCATCGATGACAGTGTCTTCTATGGCGGAGATGGCGGAACCATTTCGGTAATCACACTTGATGCGAGCAATGCCACAACGATTGCCGCTTCTGGCGGATCAGCTTATTCCGGAGCCCTGCAAGCCACAAACAGCACTTTTCTGGGCGGTGATGGAGGCGACATTGACCAGTCAGGAACCAGTTCTACCGTTGCTACAGCTGATGGAGGAAACGGCGCCACTGTTTCAGGCACTTCCTCCATTTCCGGAGGAATATATTCAGGAGGTAATGGCGGGAAGGCCGTTACTACTGAAGGCACGGCATCATCTTCCGGCGGTTCAGCTGTCTATCAAAATGGAGGCACTCTAACAATTGACGGGGGAACATTTGCCGGTGGTAATGGCGGTGTAGCAAGCGGTTCTGATGCATCCGCAAACGGCGGCCACGGCGTGTTCACAACAGGTGGAACACTCACCATTACCGGCGGTCAGTTCCGGGGAGGACTTAAAGGCAGCTCCGGTGCCGGAGATTCGAAAACAGCCGAAAACGGAAGAGGTGTTGCAGCTCTCGACAGCTCAGTAACCATTGATGGATCAGATGTTGAAATTACAAGAGGCCTTCTGTTTGAAGTCACCAGCGGATCCCAGGAATTAAACCTGCTTCAAGGTGCCATTTATGGCGATATCGACCTGTATATGGACAGTGGAGCCACAACCGAACTCAGCCTATCACAGGCCATTGAAACCGATGGCGTACTTAACCAGTACGGAGGAACTACAAAAGTGATGCTGACCGACTCAGAGGACGCCTCCGTTTTCAAAACAGTGAATTTAGATGGAACGATGAGTTTTGAAGGCGCTTTTGCAACGATTGCCGGGAATTATAATCTTTCGACCAACAGCGCTCTGATTTTTGATCAGGGTGCGGAGCTAAGTTCCGGCACATCCATTAAAGCCGGTCTCGCTGATATCGAAACGACCTCCGGCGACCTTATCCTCGGTAACGGCTCTTCCATTTCAATCGATTACAAGACGACGTTTGATCAAAACGGAACCTCTACAATGACTGGAGGACATATCACAACCGCCGGCTCCCTGGATCTATCCAACCCTACGGCTAATATATCGGTAAAAGGCATTGCGGCGGTTCCGAATCAGGTTGTACAATTGACGACAGGTGATGTTGAAACCGGAAGTAACAACCTTGAAGATGTTGTTACCGCTAATTTTGGATGGCTCGTGGATGTTGCTCTCGCGGAGAATAACGGTATTGAAGCCACCCTTTCATACGCGGGGCTGGATTCTGAACTGGGTGATATCCATTCAAATGTTCTGGACAGTGTCGAAACCGTCCTTACAGATCCCAATCTTACTTCTGAAATGGATTTCTATGAAATGAACGCATCGGGTTCATCTTCTATGCGTTTCGGAATCAGCCAGCTTGCAGATGTTGCAGAATCAACATTTCTTATGAGTCAGCACGTCAATCAGCAGCTTGCCGCGCGCGGCACAGAATTTCGTTCAATGAACGGATTTGCCTCCAGCAATCCCTCTTTAGGGAAAACCCCTAACGGGGTTGCCGGTCCGGACAGCGACGAAAAAACCATGCAAGGCTGGGTCCGTGCATATGGCTCCAAAGGATCCACAGATTCAAAAGGCGAATTTTCAGACTATGATTCAGACACATGGGGCATGGTCATCGGTGTGGATAAAAGTTTTGGGAACCTGCTGATAGGACTTGCCGGCGGCCACGCTCAAAGTGATATTGAAGGCTCTTATGATGCGGACGTCGATTCCTATTACGGCTCTCTTTATTCCACCTATGGCGGAGAACGCGTTTTTCTTGATCTCGCACTTACCTATGGTCAGGCGGATACAACAGAGACTCTGTCCGGAGGAGATTCCACTTCGTTCGATTCCGATTTCTTCAGCTTCTACGCCGGAGTCGGAATTACATATGACGTACATGAGATCATGAGCATCACGCCGGAAGCATCCTTCCTTGGAACATACTATGAACAGGATGGGTTTGACCGTTCCGGCTCTTGGGGAACAGCAGTTGCCAAGGAATATGACACCGCCTCCTACCTCACCTCTCTGGGGGTAAATCTCTCAACCATTCATCAGCTGGACTGGATCAGCAAAAACATTGCATTCCTTCCGGAGTTGCGTCTTCATTGGTTACACGAGCTGAATGCAGATCAGGATGATTTCCAATATAACGTCAACGGTGTCGGCTTCCTTCCCTTTGCCGTACGTTCGCGGGATGAGGATTTCGGTCGTATCGGACTCGGATTTGATGTATGGAGCTGGAATCATGAGAATGCCAAACTCGAATTTGACTATGACGGCCTGTTCTCCGACACCTATAATGAGCAGATCGTAAGCGGAAAACTGACTGTTAGATTTTAACCCATCTTTATCGGATTAAAAAAAGGTGATCAGAAATGATCACCTTTTTTTTGTACACCCGCGAATAAACTTGTTTTCGCACTGAAGAAAGGTAAATCTGAAACCAGATATTCCTCGGCGCATCAAAAGCATCTGTTATGAAATCAATTATCATTCCCTGCTTGAGTTTTTTTCTCTTTTCATTTGAAGCACAGTGCATCAATGCTGAAGGCATAGAAACGATTTCAAAAATTCAGACTGAAACGATACCTGCGGATTTATTGAAGAGTATCCACATTAAATATCCATTCAACCATGCCGTCTTTCCTCCCGACATCGTAGCCCCTTCCTTTCAATGGCATGACGAAAGTAACTCCCGCTTATGGTTGATGCTTATATCATCAGAAACGCTGTACGAACCTTTGCGGATTTTTTGTGACGGGAAAAATCCGGAACCGGTCATTGATCCCAAAGCTGTCAGTCCTCTCCACAATAGAGAAAAACTGGTGGAGAAAAACCTTAGAAGCTGGCGACCAGACCCTAAAACATGGGAAATAATAAAAAAGAATTCCCGTACAGCCCCTCTGAAAATCACTATCTACGGCTTTAGAAACCAAAACGCTACGACCCCACTCTCTTCCGGTACTGTTACGATTAACACTTCTGAAGACCCGGTGAATGCTCCGGTATTTTACCGGGATGTTCCTCTTATGCCCTCCCAGGATAAAAGCGGGAGCATTAAACCCATTGCAGCTGATGCTCTGGACCTTATTAAATGGAAACTCCGTGATATTTCAAAAGAAAATGCAGTAACGGTGTTATCAAAAATGCCGACCTGCGCAAACTGTCACTCTTTTTCAACGGATGGAAAATATCTTGGTATGGACCTTGATGGCCCCGATGGAGACAAAGGTGCATACACGATCGTCGGTATCGCAAAAAACATAACGATTAACCAAGAAGATATCATCAGCTGGAACGCCTTTGAAGGCTCTTCCCGGAACCATGAAAACTTCGGGCTGTTTTCTCAGATATCGCCGGATGGAAGATATGTCATCAGCACGCTCAACGAATCCGTATATGTTGAAAATTTCGCCGATGCCCGCTTTATCCAGGCGTTTTACCCTACCCGCGGGATTCTGGTCTTTTATGATACAGAAACCGGACAGATGAAACCGTTGCCCGGAGCCTCCTCTCCCCAATATGTACAAACAAATGCAGTCTGGACTCCGGATGGAAAAACTCTGATTTTCTCAAGAGCTTC from Verrucomicrobia bacterium S94 carries:
- a CDS encoding autotransporter outer membrane beta-barrel domain-containing protein, which produces MINPIKLSKISDWTQNSNLRSISIDRNHGGSYIVLSFCKEYFDQLPRGNGMKKTLSTMLIVYLSTSSLMAQNLIDANGGFGAVVGDEIVTGLSDPSDYDLWYYADHYTTVGTTGYLELNVSTNTVIDIANGITTSVRDGDNDMYGTIHVNSSFGKNTLTINHSGDNKVENTNSDGGSAIHVNSASDITINGGTYAKTVVNWRQSATGIFGGFDNLYLNGTSFYGGENTGADSDDGGTALEIAGGNTVIVFDEDMGQIIQGGSTGTTDTKDDFDAFNETLSGESKYGGYGIEVSGGTLTSTNIKVTAGSAGKIVLTAIRLIDSTVTSDEIGGNAIQGTTTFSAYKGDITGTDGGEITMQSVSVADGWSVEFNVDGGSTINGGIQSGTLEQSTLVAGSGGTISIVPTVEGSATLTMEGGDVVNGDSAGATLIGSSFSAGDGGSTEDTFTASNVVAMLNGGNGFVNTGSTAAGIDDSVFYGGDGGTISVITLDASNATTIAASGGSAYSGALQATNSTFLGGDGGDIDQSGTSSTVATADGGNGATVSGTSSISGGIYSGGNGGKAVTTEGTASSSGGSAVYQNGGTLTIDGGTFAGGNGGVASGSDASANGGHGVFTTGGTLTITGGQFRGGLKGSSGAGDSKTAENGRGVAALDSSVTIDGSDVEITRGLLFEVTSGSQELNLLQGAIYGDIDLYMDSGATTELSLSQAIETDGVLNQYGGTTKVMLTDSEDASVFKTVNLDGTMSFEGAFATIAGNYNLSTNSALIFDQGAELSSGTSIKAGLADIETTSGDLILGNGSSISIDYKTTFDQNGTSTMTGGHITTAGSLDLSNPTANISVKGIAAVPNQVVQLTTGDVETGSNNLEDVVTANFGWLVDVALAENNGIEATLSYAGLDSELGDIHSNVLDSVETVLTDPNLTSEMDFYEMNASGSSSMRFGISQLADVAESTFLMSQHVNQQLAARGTEFRSMNGFASSNPSLGKTPNGVAGPDSDEKTMQGWVRAYGSKGSTDSKGEFSDYDSDTWGMVIGVDKSFGNLLIGLAGGHAQSDIEGSYDADVDSYYGSLYSTYGGERVFLDLALTYGQADTTETLSGGDSTSFDSDFFSFYAGVGITYDVHEIMSITPEASFLGTYYEQDGFDRSGSWGTAVAKEYDTASYLTSLGVNLSTIHQLDWISKNIAFLPELRLHWLHELNADQDDFQYNVNGVGFLPFAVRSRDEDFGRIGLGFDVWSWNHENAKLEFDYDGLFSDTYNEQIVSGKLTVRF